Proteins encoded in a region of the Populus alba chromosome 13, ASM523922v2, whole genome shotgun sequence genome:
- the LOC118036495 gene encoding binding partner of ACD11 1, which yields MQTRTVEVKNVSDLASEREVHEFFSFSGEIENIHIQRGNGQSKTAFVTFKDPKALEIALLLSGATIVDQIVAITPVENYVPNHELQEVRNMDIAIHVVPSEDFPSNVEGKTSPSGSGRVYVSRAQEVVTSMLAKGSAIGQDAVNKAKAFDEKHRLSANASEKVISFDRRVGLTEKLTVGISVVNEKVKSVDQRLHVSDKTMAAIFAAERKINDTGSAVKSSRYVSAGTAWLNGAFSKVAKAGQVAGTKTRAKFNLAVSNLTAKESPIAV from the exons ATGCAG ACAAGAACAGTAGAAGTGAAGAATGTATCAGATCTAGCAAGTGAGAGAGAAGTTCACGagttcttctccttctctggCGAAATCGAAAACATTCACATCCAACG TGGCAATGGGCAATCAAAGACTGCATTTGTTACCTTCAAAGATCCTAAAGCACTTGAAATTGCCTTGTTGTTATCG GGAGCAACTATAGTTGACCAGATAGTGGCTATAACTCCTGTGGAAAATTATGTACCAAATCATGAGCTACAG GAAGTAAGGAATATGGACATCGCTATACATGTAGTTCCTTCTGAAGACTTCCCATCAAATGTTGAG GGGAAAACTAGCCCTTCAGGTAGCGGAAGAGTCTATGTTAGTAGAGCACAAGAAGTTGTCACAAGTATGCTAGCAAAAGGTTCAGCTATTGGCCAAGATGCAGTGAATAAGGCCAAGGCATTCGATGAGAAACATCGCTTGAGTGCCAATGCATCTGAGAAGGTAATTTCATTTGATCGAAGAGTTGGGCTAACAGAGAAATTGACTGTTGGAATTTCGGTAGTTAACGAGAAAGTGAAGTCTGTTGACCAAAGGCTTCATGTATCGGATAAAACAATGGCAGCGATATTTGCAGCTGAAAGGAAGATAAATGACACAGGATCAGCTGTAAAATCAAGCAG GTATGTGAGTGCTGGGACAGCATGGCTAAATGGTGCCTTTAGTAAGGTGGCGAAGGCTGGGCAGGTTGCTGGTACAAAAACAAGAGCAAAGTTCAATTTGGCTGTTTCGAATTTGACTGCTAAG GAATCTCCAATCGCAGTATGA
- the LOC118036441 gene encoding uncharacterized protein isoform X2: MDVLVSPQGQKNNLQTAAQKFSSGGSQKDLWHVVREGSLADVDLALALHKKNGGNINARNVFGLTPLHIATWRNHIPIVKRLLVAGADPDATDGESGWSSLHRALHFGHLAVASILLQSGASITLEDCKSRTPVDLLSGPVLQVIRDGYNSVATEVFSWGSGANYQLGTGNTHIQKLPCKVDALHGSFVKLVSAAKFHSAAVSAGGEVYTWGFGRGGRLGHPEFDIHSGQAAVITPRQVTSGLGSRRVKAIAAAKHHTVLATEGGEVFTWGSNREGQLGYTVDTQPTPRRVSSLRSRIVAVAAANKHTAVVSDSGEVFTWGCNREGQLGYGTSNSASNYTPRAVDYLKGKVLTGVSVAKYHTIVLGAGGEVYTWGHRLVTPRRVVMARNLKKSENTPWKFHRLERLHVAAIAAGMVHSLALTDDGTLFYWASADPDLRCQQLYSLCGNNIVSISTGKYWAAVVTATGDVYMWDGKKGKDEPPAVTRLHGLKKATSVSVGETHLLIVGSLYHPIYLSSDDKSPQTQMVQVRDEIEELEEDSMFNDAESNHMSSVVEKDDSGQKSIPSLKALCEKAAAESLVEPRNAIQMLEIADSLGAEDLRKHCEDIAIHNLDYILTVSSHAFGSASPEILANLENLLDQRSSEPWSYRSLPSPTATLPVIINIEEDSESEVSRTPDNYGDKSTPRSVIDQQLNSFLQPKDDPISKQVRALRKKLQQIEMLETKQSKGHILDDQQIAKLQTRSILESSLAELGAPVETALLKASSSASPDEKGSKKSEVSRKQRRKSKQLAEQREMPSAFTSTDAESSCVKNFMDVEVSQVPTNKEYSFLSVQHAGLLTCLIQQAYRWMQNVLHILVSYQFDNFGTGWKSQSKTNKGTHH, from the exons ATGGATGTCCTGGTTTCACCacaaggacaaaaaaataatttgcaaacaGCTGCTCAGAAATTTTCATCTGGTGGTTCACAGAAGGATCTGTGGCATGTCGTGCGAGAAGGATCTTTGGCTGATGTGGATTTGGCATTGGCACTACATAAGAAGAATGGAGGAAATATCAATGCAAGAAATGTGTTTGGCCTGACTCCTCTTCATATTGCAACTTGGAGAAACCACATTCCCATTGTTAAGAGGCTTCTTGTAGCTGGCGCTGACCCTGATGCTACG GATGGAGAATCAGGATGGAGTAGCCTTCACAGGGCTTTGCATTTTGGTCATCTTGCAGTTGCAAGTATCCTCCTTCAGTCTGGTGCTTCCATTACATTGGAGGACTGTAAGTCCCGTACACCAGTCGATCTCCTGTCTGGCCCTGTATTGCAGGTCATCAGAGATGGTTATAATTCAG tGGCTACCGAGGTTTTTAGTTGGGGAAGTGGTGCCAATTATCAACTTGGAACCGGAAATACTCACATACAAAAGCTACCTTGTAAAGTTGATGCACTTCATGGCTCTTTTGTTAAATTAGTCTCTGCTGCTAAGTTTCATAGTGCAGCAGTTAGTGCTGGTGGAGAAGTCTACACGTGGGGATTTGGAAGAGGGGGCCGCCTTGGGCATCCTGAATTTGATATCCACAG tGGCCAAGCTGCAGTTATCACTCCCCGTCAGGTGACTTCTGGTTTAGGATCCCGCCGAGTGAAGGCAATTGCAGCTGCTAAGCACCACACTGTTCTTGCCACGGAGGGTGGGGAAGTTTTTACGTGGGGTTCCAATAGAG AGGGTCAGCTTGGGTACACTGTGGACACTCAACCCACTCCTCGTAGGGTAAGTTCCCTCAGGTCAAGGATTGTTGCTGTTGctgcagcaaacaaacacacTGCTGTAGTGTCTGATTCTGGTGAAGTTTTCACTTGGGGTTGCAATAGAGAGGGTCAACTTGGGTATGGAACCTCGAACTCAGCATCCAATTACACTCCAAGAGCTGTAGACTACTTGAAAGGCAAAGTTTTGACAGGAGTTTCAGTGGCAAAATACCACACTATTGTATTGGGGGCTGGTGGAGAG GTTTATACTTGGGGCCACCGACTGGTTACACCAAGACGTGTTGTGATGGCtagaaatttaaagaaaagtgAGAATACCCCTTGGAAATTTCATCGCTTGGAACGTCTTCATGTGGCTGCTATTGCTGCTGGGATGGTGCATAGCTTGGCTCTAACAGATGATGGCACATTATTTTATTGGGCATCTGCAGATCCTGATCTTCGATGCCAACAG CTGTATTCATTGTGTGGAAACAATATCGTTAGCATTTCCACAGGAAAGTATTGGGCTGCTGTAGTTACAGCTACAGGTGATGTTTACATGTGGGATGGAAAAAAGGGAAAGGATGAGCCACCAGCTGTCACCCGATTACATGGTCTGAAAAAGGCCACATCAGTTTCAGTTGGGGAAACACATTTATTGATTGTTGGTTCCCTCTATCACCCTATCTATCTATCCAGTGATGACAAGAGTCCTCAAACACAGATGGTGCAAGTTAGGGATGAAATAGAGGAGCTTGAAGAAGATAGTATGTTTAATGATGCAGAGTCTAATCATATGTCATCTGTTGTAGAGAAGGATGATTCTGGCCAAAAGTCCATACCAAGCTTAAAAGCTCTTTGTGAAAAAGCAGCTGCAGAAAGTCTGGTTGAGCCACGAAATGCTATACAAATGCTTGAAATTGCCGATTCACTTGGAGCAGAAGATCTGAGGAAGCATTGTGAG GATATTGCCATTCACAaccttgattatattttaacaGTCTCATCACATGCTTTTGGTAGTGCCTCACCTGAAATTCTTGCTAATCTTGAAAATCTGTTAGACCAAAGGTCATCTGAACCGTGGAGCTATCGTAGTCTTCCATCTCCAACAGCTACTCTTCCTGTCATTATCAATATTGAGGAAGATAGTGAAAGCGAGGTTTCAAGGACTCCTGACAATTACGGTGACAAATCCACCCCAAGGAGTGTAATAGATCAACAATTAAATTCCTTCCTACAACCCAAAGATGATCCTATTTCCAAACAAGTTCGGGCTTTACGAAAGAAGTTGCAGCAGATTGAGATGCTCGAGACAAAGCAATCTAAGGGTCATATTCTTGATGATCAACAAATTGCAAAACTTCAGACAAGATCAATTCTTGAAAGTTCACTGGCTGAACTTGGTGCTCCAGTTGAAACAGCACTGCTAAAAGCATCATCTTCAGCATCACCAGATGAGAAGGGGAGCAAAAAATCTGAGgtatcaagaaaacaaagaagaaagagcaaacAACTGGCAGAACAAAGGGAAATGCCATCTGCTTTTACTAGCACTGATGCAGAATCCAGTTGTGTAAAGAATTTCATGGATGTTGAGGTCTCGCAAGTTCCCACAAATAAG GAATACTCATTCCTATCTGTCCAACATGCTGGCCTGCTAACCTGCCTGATCCAGCAAGCATATAGATGGATGCAGAATGTGCTCCATATCCTAGTTAGCTACCAATTTGACAATTTCGGAACTGGTTGGAAATCTCAGTCCAAAACCAACAAGGGCACGCACCACTAG
- the LOC118036441 gene encoding uncharacterized protein isoform X1 produces the protein MDVLVSPQGQKNNLQTAAQKFSSGGSQKDLWHVVREGSLADVDLALALHKKNGGNINARNVFGLTPLHIATWRNHIPIVKRLLVAGADPDATDGESGWSSLHRALHFGHLAVASILLQSGASITLEDCKSRTPVDLLSGPVLQVIRDGYNSVATEVFSWGSGANYQLGTGNTHIQKLPCKVDALHGSFVKLVSAAKFHSAAVSAGGEVYTWGFGRGGRLGHPEFDIHSGQAAVITPRQVTSGLGSRRVKAIAAAKHHTVLATEGGEVFTWGSNREGQLGYTVDTQPTPRRVSSLRSRIVAVAAANKHTAVVSDSGEVFTWGCNREGQLGYGTSNSASNYTPRAVDYLKGKVLTGVSVAKYHTIVLGAGGEVYTWGHRLVTPRRVVMARNLKKSENTPWKFHRLERLHVAAIAAGMVHSLALTDDGTLFYWASADPDLRCQQLYSLCGNNIVSISTGKYWAAVVTATGDVYMWDGKKGKDEPPAVTRLHGLKKATSVSVGETHLLIVGSLYHPIYLSSDDKSPQTQMVQVRDEIEELEEDSMFNDAESNHMSSVVEKDDSGQKSIPSLKALCEKAAAESLVEPRNAIQMLEIADSLGAEDLRKHCEDIAIHNLDYILTVSSHAFGSASPEILANLENLLDQRSSEPWSYRSLPSPTATLPVIINIEEDSESEVSRTPDNYGDKSTPRSVIDQQLNSFLQPKDDPISKQVRALRKKLQQIEMLETKQSKGHILDDQQIAKLQTRSILESSLAELGAPVETALLKASSSASPDEKGSKKSEVSRKQRRKSKQLAEQREMPSAFTSTDAESSCVKNFMDVEVSQVPTNKEEETMFSGSVVNQTSKEIGFFVQKKSGSDLPKNKISSPAVSKKKNRRGGLSMFLSGALDEVPKDAAPPPPTPRSEGPAWGGAKVSKESASLRQIQDEQSKTKLNIPTRNKDQVEDYFDSRSDGKVLLSSLMPSKPIPLVSVPASQASDAEINTPSWASGTPPLLSRPSLRDIQMQQGKRHQSISHSPKMRTHGFSVSTGQGSPSDSPGMNRWFKPEVDTPSSIRSIQIEEKAIKDLKRFYSSVKIVKNPS, from the exons ATGGATGTCCTGGTTTCACCacaaggacaaaaaaataatttgcaaacaGCTGCTCAGAAATTTTCATCTGGTGGTTCACAGAAGGATCTGTGGCATGTCGTGCGAGAAGGATCTTTGGCTGATGTGGATTTGGCATTGGCACTACATAAGAAGAATGGAGGAAATATCAATGCAAGAAATGTGTTTGGCCTGACTCCTCTTCATATTGCAACTTGGAGAAACCACATTCCCATTGTTAAGAGGCTTCTTGTAGCTGGCGCTGACCCTGATGCTACG GATGGAGAATCAGGATGGAGTAGCCTTCACAGGGCTTTGCATTTTGGTCATCTTGCAGTTGCAAGTATCCTCCTTCAGTCTGGTGCTTCCATTACATTGGAGGACTGTAAGTCCCGTACACCAGTCGATCTCCTGTCTGGCCCTGTATTGCAGGTCATCAGAGATGGTTATAATTCAG tGGCTACCGAGGTTTTTAGTTGGGGAAGTGGTGCCAATTATCAACTTGGAACCGGAAATACTCACATACAAAAGCTACCTTGTAAAGTTGATGCACTTCATGGCTCTTTTGTTAAATTAGTCTCTGCTGCTAAGTTTCATAGTGCAGCAGTTAGTGCTGGTGGAGAAGTCTACACGTGGGGATTTGGAAGAGGGGGCCGCCTTGGGCATCCTGAATTTGATATCCACAG tGGCCAAGCTGCAGTTATCACTCCCCGTCAGGTGACTTCTGGTTTAGGATCCCGCCGAGTGAAGGCAATTGCAGCTGCTAAGCACCACACTGTTCTTGCCACGGAGGGTGGGGAAGTTTTTACGTGGGGTTCCAATAGAG AGGGTCAGCTTGGGTACACTGTGGACACTCAACCCACTCCTCGTAGGGTAAGTTCCCTCAGGTCAAGGATTGTTGCTGTTGctgcagcaaacaaacacacTGCTGTAGTGTCTGATTCTGGTGAAGTTTTCACTTGGGGTTGCAATAGAGAGGGTCAACTTGGGTATGGAACCTCGAACTCAGCATCCAATTACACTCCAAGAGCTGTAGACTACTTGAAAGGCAAAGTTTTGACAGGAGTTTCAGTGGCAAAATACCACACTATTGTATTGGGGGCTGGTGGAGAG GTTTATACTTGGGGCCACCGACTGGTTACACCAAGACGTGTTGTGATGGCtagaaatttaaagaaaagtgAGAATACCCCTTGGAAATTTCATCGCTTGGAACGTCTTCATGTGGCTGCTATTGCTGCTGGGATGGTGCATAGCTTGGCTCTAACAGATGATGGCACATTATTTTATTGGGCATCTGCAGATCCTGATCTTCGATGCCAACAG CTGTATTCATTGTGTGGAAACAATATCGTTAGCATTTCCACAGGAAAGTATTGGGCTGCTGTAGTTACAGCTACAGGTGATGTTTACATGTGGGATGGAAAAAAGGGAAAGGATGAGCCACCAGCTGTCACCCGATTACATGGTCTGAAAAAGGCCACATCAGTTTCAGTTGGGGAAACACATTTATTGATTGTTGGTTCCCTCTATCACCCTATCTATCTATCCAGTGATGACAAGAGTCCTCAAACACAGATGGTGCAAGTTAGGGATGAAATAGAGGAGCTTGAAGAAGATAGTATGTTTAATGATGCAGAGTCTAATCATATGTCATCTGTTGTAGAGAAGGATGATTCTGGCCAAAAGTCCATACCAAGCTTAAAAGCTCTTTGTGAAAAAGCAGCTGCAGAAAGTCTGGTTGAGCCACGAAATGCTATACAAATGCTTGAAATTGCCGATTCACTTGGAGCAGAAGATCTGAGGAAGCATTGTGAG GATATTGCCATTCACAaccttgattatattttaacaGTCTCATCACATGCTTTTGGTAGTGCCTCACCTGAAATTCTTGCTAATCTTGAAAATCTGTTAGACCAAAGGTCATCTGAACCGTGGAGCTATCGTAGTCTTCCATCTCCAACAGCTACTCTTCCTGTCATTATCAATATTGAGGAAGATAGTGAAAGCGAGGTTTCAAGGACTCCTGACAATTACGGTGACAAATCCACCCCAAGGAGTGTAATAGATCAACAATTAAATTCCTTCCTACAACCCAAAGATGATCCTATTTCCAAACAAGTTCGGGCTTTACGAAAGAAGTTGCAGCAGATTGAGATGCTCGAGACAAAGCAATCTAAGGGTCATATTCTTGATGATCAACAAATTGCAAAACTTCAGACAAGATCAATTCTTGAAAGTTCACTGGCTGAACTTGGTGCTCCAGTTGAAACAGCACTGCTAAAAGCATCATCTTCAGCATCACCAGATGAGAAGGGGAGCAAAAAATCTGAGgtatcaagaaaacaaagaagaaagagcaaacAACTGGCAGAACAAAGGGAAATGCCATCTGCTTTTACTAGCACTGATGCAGAATCCAGTTGTGTAAAGAATTTCATGGATGTTGAGGTCTCGCAAGTTCCCACAAATAAG GAGGAAGAGACCATGTTTAGTGGAAGTGTGGTGAACCAAACTTCTAAAGAGATCGGATTCTTTGTTCAGAAGAAATCAGGTTCAGACTTGccaaaaaataagatttcatCTCCAGCAGTATCCAAGAAAAAGAACCGCAGGGGTGGGCTTTCCATGTTCTTGAGTGGTGCCCTGGATGAGGTCCCCAAAGATGCTGCTCCCCCTCCACCAACACCCAGAAGTGAGGGTCCTGCATGGGGTGGGGCTAAGGTTTCAAAGGAATCTGCTTCACTTCGTCAAATACAGGATGAACAGAGCAAAACCAAATTGAATATACCAACTAGGAACAAAGATCAGGTGGAAGATTATTTTGATAGTAGAAGTGATGGAAAAGTTTTGTTGAGCTCACTTATGCCTTCCAAACCAATTCCTTTGGTGTCAGTACCAGCATCACAGGCATCTGATGCAGAAATAAATACACCCTCGTGGGCTTCCGGGACTCCTCCACTTCTTTCTCGACCATCACTTAGAGACATCCAAATGCAGCAG GGAAAGCGACATCAAAGTATATCCCATAGTCCAAAGATGAGAACACATGGATTCTCAGTTTCCACAGGTCAGGGCTCTCCATCAGATTCTCCAGGAATGAACCGCTGGTTCAAACCTGAGGTTGACACTCCATCATCGATCCGTTCGATTCAGATCGAGGAAAAGGCTATAAAGGATCTGAAGCGCTTCTACAGTAGTGTTAAGATTGTCAAGAACCCATCTTAA